The nucleotide window ATTGCCTATGCCAAGCGTTCCCGGCCCATGACTGGTAAGCAGGGTCGCATAAAACACACCTAAACTTTGATTGACAGCTTACTCCTACTACACACACTGCTGGCAATTCCATGAACTAAACATGTACAAGACGCCCTGCATCCCGCCTTAGAAAGCGCTTCCGGAGAGAAGCTGGCGGCTGCGGGGGTGACCTCTGTCTTCCTACCGCCATCAACAGCCGGTTATCAACGGCTTGACCACTTCTTGAAGACTCCTGGGGCGCGACCTGAGGAAACGTGATTATTCCACCCAGGGAAAGTCTGCACCCCGCCAGTGCATTCTATAACCGCGGCAGCCGAGAAAAGCCCCGGATGCAAGCCCCTGGTACTGATTCTGATTCTCGTCACCGATGGTCTGAAAAGAACCGAACCCCTTTAGCGGCCGGACCAGAGCGCACATAGTCACGTAGGGAGGCCCCACGGCGGGCGTCAGGGCGCCCTCCACAGGCGCAAGACCCATAGGTCCTCGGCGGGAGCGCCTTTGACGCCGGCTGgcccctttctctccacctcagTTCCCCTCGGCCCCGGCCGTCGCACGGAGAGGCAAGGGGCTGAGATAGTCGGCCGGGTAGTCCACGGACCCCAAAGGCCGCCGCGGAGTCCGCAGCCGGCGCTTGGCCCCGCCAATCCACGGGGCCACCCGACCCGGGCACTCTTCTCCAGAAGGGGGAGCAACGGTGCCTCCCCCTGGAGACGGCAGGAAAATGGTATTCCCCGGAAGTGACTTCACGGCCTCCTGGAGCGGCTTCCACTTAGCGGAACTGACGGAAGGAGGCTGGTGGTTCCCGAGGCTGTGGAGGGCGAGGTGACCCCCGAGCGGGAGTGAGGTCCGGTCGTGCGGTCGTGGTGGCCCCTGGGAGGGTGGAGGCGGCGCCTGGGCCGGGAAGGATGGGGGGCGCCGGGGAGGACCTCTTGGGTGGAAGCGGCGCGTCCGGAGACTGAGGTAAGCGCCTATCAACCCTCGGTGTTGCAGGCGCCGTCACGACCATGGGCCGCGAGTTTGGGCAACTGACGCGGATGCGGCATGTGATCACCTACAGCTTGTCACCCTTCGAGCAGCGCGCCTTCCCGCACTACTTCAGCAAGGGCATCCCCAACGTGCTACGCCGCACGCGGGCGTGCATCCTTCGCGTCCTGCCGCGTGAGTGCCTTGGCCGGGTAGGGGGGCTGGACTTCCATCACACCCCAACAGCGGGTCCATTCCGTGAGCACTGTCGGTAGGGCAGGCACTCCGCAACTTGGGATACGCCCGGTTTCTCACTGAGTGTTCCTGAAAGCCCTCGTGCTAGTATATCGTCCTGCTTATCTTAACCGATGAGTAAACTGAGTCACAGACAACTTAAACGACCCGTGCAAGGTCACCTGTGTGATTTCAGCGCCTCCCTCTGAGGTCATCTTTACCCACTAAGTAGCGAGGAACTGTTTGTGTTACATCCGCATCAGGTAGTGATGAAAATTAGCACAACATTGTGA belongs to Acinonyx jubatus isolate Ajub_Pintada_27869175 chromosome A1, VMU_Ajub_asm_v1.0, whole genome shotgun sequence and includes:
- the LOC106970708 gene encoding cytochrome b-c1 complex subunit 8, producing MGREFGQLTRMRHVITYSLSPFEQRAFPHYFSKGIPNVLRRTRACILRVLPPFVGFYLVYTWGTQEFEKSKRKNPAAYENDK